A region from the Sandaracinus amylolyticus genome encodes:
- a CDS encoding MopE-related protein yields MSRFVSSAQRLALLVVLSSCTVEPYCLVCPDVDGGEPLDGGTDAGSDARVAPRDASADVIVVPDGACIDFELCNERDDDCDGHTDEGIDTESNPDHCGGCDMPCPVYPHAFAVCEAGECSIGACDVGYLDLDPAQPGCEYYCIPTVTDGTDEICDFNDDDCDGAIDEDIDFANDPENCGFTSSGAGRCGNHCRGSRAAGSCSAGVCTLGACDPGYYDIDGSATNGCEYQCTPADPPVEVCNLLDDDCDGTVDDGEPGAGVACGSDVGACGAAAGVTICRAGEIVCTGEPAPAAETCNTVDDDCDGRVDENNPEGGRVCGISTGACEVGTQQCVGGALVCMGQVEATAEICNTIDDDCDGAVDDGNPGGGAACGPTAGACEAGVVTCTRGALVCTGGVGPSPELCNNVDDDCDGNVDEGDPEGGQLCGSDVGRCAPGVQHCRSGSLVCEGAITATTETCDGVDQDCDSNVDEGNPGGGAACGETAGACEAGTVQCRGGTLTCEGAIGPTVELCNGTNDDCDAMTDEGFALMTDINNCGACGRVCSFPNATPRCNAGTCAIAACRPGFVDLDPTRPGCEYACSFAGNEACNGRDDDCDGRTDEGLTAPSAFCNPNGVCNGTAATCGGARGWECVYPATYQQTEQRCDSLDNDCDGSIDEAFPLVGDQCSNGSGTCRRVGTYVCAASGTAVQCNAAAAGTPGDESCNGADDDCDGEVDETGVNDPGTPWRDAIDASAIPTVTYTSGGRTIRVMRYEASRPDATSTSAGSLSTLACSAPNVRPWTSVTWAEAEAACCALNASGTCTSPTSGWHLCGAEDWETACEGPAGSCDWSYAATCSATQPVACNGMEYDSNTSLAGDQDALATTGSPTFSSCYTDWAAAGRVYDMSGNVREWTSTSAGTSGGVPLYQVRGGSYQSIEEGRTCDFDFTVAQRTFRAPTTGFRCCMY; encoded by the coding sequence ATGAGCCGCTTCGTCTCCAGCGCGCAGCGGTTGGCGCTCCTCGTCGTCCTCTCCTCGTGCACCGTCGAGCCGTACTGCCTGGTCTGTCCCGACGTCGACGGCGGTGAGCCGCTCGACGGCGGGACCGACGCCGGCAGCGACGCGCGCGTCGCGCCGCGCGATGCGTCGGCCGACGTGATCGTCGTGCCCGACGGCGCGTGCATCGACTTCGAGCTCTGCAACGAGCGCGACGACGACTGCGACGGCCACACCGACGAGGGGATCGACACCGAGTCGAACCCCGACCACTGCGGCGGCTGCGACATGCCGTGCCCCGTCTACCCGCACGCGTTCGCGGTGTGCGAGGCGGGCGAGTGCAGCATCGGCGCGTGCGACGTCGGCTACCTCGACCTCGATCCCGCGCAGCCGGGCTGCGAGTACTACTGCATCCCGACGGTCACCGACGGGACCGACGAGATCTGCGACTTCAACGACGACGACTGCGACGGCGCGATCGACGAGGACATCGACTTCGCGAACGACCCCGAGAACTGCGGGTTCACCAGCTCGGGCGCCGGTCGTTGCGGCAACCACTGTCGTGGGTCGCGCGCGGCCGGCTCGTGCAGCGCGGGCGTGTGCACGCTCGGCGCCTGCGACCCCGGCTACTACGACATCGACGGCAGCGCGACGAACGGCTGCGAGTACCAGTGCACGCCGGCCGATCCGCCGGTCGAGGTCTGCAACCTCCTCGACGACGACTGCGACGGGACCGTCGACGACGGCGAGCCCGGCGCGGGCGTGGCGTGCGGCAGCGACGTCGGCGCGTGCGGCGCGGCGGCGGGCGTCACGATCTGCCGCGCGGGCGAGATCGTCTGCACCGGCGAGCCCGCGCCGGCGGCCGAGACCTGCAACACGGTCGACGACGACTGCGACGGGCGCGTCGACGAGAACAACCCCGAGGGCGGCCGCGTGTGCGGCATCAGCACCGGCGCGTGCGAGGTCGGCACCCAGCAGTGCGTCGGCGGCGCGCTCGTGTGCATGGGCCAGGTCGAGGCGACCGCCGAGATCTGCAACACCATCGACGACGACTGCGACGGCGCCGTCGACGACGGCAACCCCGGCGGCGGCGCCGCGTGCGGCCCGACCGCCGGCGCGTGCGAAGCGGGCGTCGTGACCTGCACGCGCGGCGCGCTCGTGTGCACGGGCGGCGTCGGGCCGAGCCCCGAGCTCTGCAACAACGTCGACGACGACTGCGACGGCAACGTCGACGAGGGCGATCCCGAGGGCGGCCAGCTCTGCGGCAGCGACGTCGGTCGCTGCGCGCCGGGCGTGCAGCACTGCCGCAGCGGCTCGCTCGTCTGCGAGGGCGCGATCACCGCGACCACCGAGACCTGCGACGGCGTCGATCAGGACTGCGACTCGAACGTCGACGAGGGCAACCCCGGCGGCGGCGCGGCGTGCGGCGAGACCGCGGGCGCGTGCGAAGCGGGCACCGTCCAGTGCCGCGGCGGCACGCTCACCTGCGAGGGCGCGATCGGCCCGACCGTCGAGCTCTGCAACGGCACGAACGACGACTGCGACGCGATGACCGACGAGGGCTTCGCCCTCATGACCGACATCAACAACTGCGGCGCGTGCGGCCGCGTGTGCTCGTTCCCGAACGCGACCCCGCGCTGCAACGCGGGCACCTGCGCGATCGCGGCGTGCCGCCCGGGCTTCGTCGATCTCGATCCGACGCGCCCCGGCTGCGAGTACGCGTGCTCGTTCGCCGGCAACGAGGCGTGCAACGGCCGCGACGACGACTGCGACGGCCGCACCGACGAAGGCCTCACCGCGCCCTCGGCGTTCTGCAACCCGAACGGCGTCTGCAACGGCACCGCGGCGACCTGCGGCGGCGCGCGCGGCTGGGAGTGCGTCTATCCGGCGACCTACCAGCAGACCGAGCAGCGCTGCGACTCGCTCGACAACGACTGCGACGGCAGCATCGACGAGGCGTTCCCGCTCGTCGGCGATCAGTGCAGCAACGGCAGCGGCACCTGCCGTCGCGTCGGCACCTACGTCTGCGCGGCGTCGGGCACCGCGGTGCAGTGCAACGCGGCGGCGGCGGGCACCCCCGGCGACGAGTCGTGCAACGGCGCCGATGACGACTGCGACGGCGAGGTCGACGAGACCGGCGTCAACGATCCCGGCACGCCGTGGCGCGACGCGATCGACGCGAGCGCGATCCCGACCGTCACGTACACGAGCGGCGGCCGCACGATCCGCGTGATGCGCTACGAGGCGTCGCGTCCCGACGCGACGTCGACGAGCGCGGGCTCGCTGAGCACGCTCGCGTGCTCGGCGCCCAACGTGCGCCCGTGGACGAGCGTGACCTGGGCCGAGGCCGAGGCCGCGTGCTGCGCGCTCAACGCGAGCGGCACGTGCACCTCGCCGACGAGCGGCTGGCACCTCTGCGGCGCGGAGGACTGGGAGACCGCGTGCGAGGGCCCCGCGGGCAGCTGTGACTGGTCGTACGCCGCGACGTGCAGCGCGACGCAGCCCGTCGCGTGCAACGGCATGGAGTACGACAGCAACACGAGCCTCGCGGGCGATCAGGACGCGCTCGCGACGACCGGCTCGCCGACGTTCTCGTCCTGCTACACCGACTGGGCCGCAGCCGGCCGCGTCTACGACATGAGCGGCAACGTCCGCGAGTGGACCTCGACGTCGGCGGGCACCTCGGGCGGCGTGCCGCTCTACCAGGTGCGCGGCGGCTCGTACCAGAGCATCGAAGAAGGACGTACCTGCGACTTCGACTTCACGGTCGCGCAGCGCACGTTCCGCGCGCCCACCACGGGCTTCCGCTGCTGCATGTACTGA
- a CDS encoding ATP-binding protein, with translation MRTNARARRALRALAIASVATLVVALLHVWLRPWLGSTASLMLFLLAVYVSASVAGMLGGSIAAVLGVLVGSVFFMGRPGELGPLASGDQVRVVFFLAVAIAMSATSELLLRTRRRLQREVDARSDALAEREKLLLRERDARANAESMARLRDEFVGTVSHELRTPVNAILGFAVLLRQRASVDPKIVRGLEVIERNARAQARLIDDMLDLGRILGGKMALVPERLDLRVPIRDALESVRMSARAKHLVLEIDLGEEAVPVMGDAGRLQQVAWNLLSNALKFTPSGGRVRVALRREDERAVLDVIDTGEGIDPAFLPHVFDRFRQQDASSTRVHGGMGIGLAITRQLIELHGGRVRAESAGRGRGARFEVSLPIAEPGAQPHAEEAMPTRPSAVTPVPLAHGLLEGARVLLVEDDPDSREAVREGLRSSGAMVDAADAAEPALALLDRGRYDVLVSDIGMPGHDGWWLMREVRRAAAQYSRIPAIAISGFVREEDARASSEAGFDRHVGKPLDPIELAREIARMIGRPSDVTSAPS, from the coding sequence GTGCGCACCAACGCTCGGGCCCGACGCGCCCTGCGGGCGCTCGCGATCGCGTCCGTCGCGACGCTCGTCGTGGCGTTGCTGCACGTGTGGCTGCGCCCCTGGCTGGGCTCGACGGCGTCGCTGATGCTGTTCCTGCTCGCGGTGTACGTGAGCGCATCGGTCGCGGGCATGCTCGGCGGATCGATCGCGGCGGTGCTCGGCGTGCTCGTGGGCTCGGTCTTCTTCATGGGACGACCGGGCGAGCTGGGACCGCTCGCCAGCGGCGATCAGGTGCGCGTCGTGTTCTTCCTCGCGGTCGCGATCGCGATGTCGGCGACGAGCGAGCTGCTCCTGCGCACGCGGCGCCGCCTGCAGCGCGAGGTGGACGCGCGGAGCGACGCGCTCGCCGAGCGCGAGAAGCTCCTGCTCCGAGAGCGCGATGCGCGCGCGAACGCCGAGTCGATGGCGCGGCTGCGCGACGAGTTCGTGGGCACCGTCTCGCACGAGCTGCGCACGCCGGTGAACGCGATCCTCGGGTTCGCGGTGCTGCTGCGGCAGCGCGCGAGCGTCGACCCGAAGATCGTGCGCGGGCTCGAGGTGATCGAGCGCAACGCGCGCGCTCAGGCGCGCTTGATCGACGACATGCTCGACCTCGGGCGCATCCTCGGCGGCAAGATGGCGCTCGTCCCCGAGCGGCTCGATCTGCGGGTGCCGATCCGCGACGCGCTCGAGTCGGTGCGGATGTCGGCGCGCGCGAAGCACCTCGTGCTCGAGATCGATCTCGGCGAGGAGGCGGTGCCGGTGATGGGCGACGCGGGGCGCCTGCAGCAGGTCGCCTGGAACCTGCTCTCGAACGCGCTGAAGTTCACGCCGAGCGGCGGGCGCGTGCGCGTCGCGCTGCGGCGCGAGGACGAGCGCGCGGTGCTCGACGTGATCGACACCGGCGAGGGCATCGATCCCGCGTTCCTGCCGCACGTGTTCGACCGCTTCCGCCAACAGGACGCGTCGAGCACGCGCGTGCACGGCGGGATGGGCATCGGGCTCGCGATCACGCGGCAGCTGATCGAGCTGCACGGCGGGCGCGTGCGCGCGGAGAGCGCGGGGCGTGGTCGCGGCGCGCGGTTCGAGGTGTCGTTGCCGATCGCCGAGCCCGGTGCGCAGCCGCACGCCGAAGAAGCGATGCCGACGCGGCCGAGCGCGGTGACGCCGGTGCCGCTCGCGCACGGTCTGCTCGAGGGCGCGCGCGTGCTGCTCGTCGAGGACGACCCGGACTCGCGCGAAGCGGTGCGCGAAGGGCTGCGCTCGAGCGGCGCGATGGTGGACGCGGCGGACGCGGCGGAGCCCGCGCTCGCGCTGCTCGACCGCGGGCGCTACGACGTGCTCGTCAGCGACATCGGGATGCCGGGGCACGACGGCTGGTGGCTGATGCGCGAGGTGCGGCGCGCGGCCGCGCAGTACAGCCGGATCCCGGCGATCGCGATCAGCGGGTTCGTGCGCGAGGAGGACGCGCGCGCGTCGAGCGAGGCGGGGTTCGATCGCCACGTGGGCAAGCCGCTCGATCCGATCGAGCTCGCGCGCGAGATCGCGCGGATGATCGGGCGCCCGTCGGACGTGACGAGCGCACCGTCGTGA
- a CDS encoding glycoside hydrolase family 15 protein: protein MDLYSAASRLSRPFVFTEDDRDPHRVARRLGIAARGIIGDGLTCALVRVDGVIDWCCMPRFDSPSCFGAVLDPERGGSTSIQPVRRPFESLQRYDPDTNVLETLFRVPGEGVVRITDYMPWTDDPRAAIHEIHRRVECVEGRVELEIVFDPRFDYGATETTLEHGERGVLARGTSGDRMVAVVRDAKWSARERGSGLATRVSLKKGERRWMVLSYAGRSPEPIEAYRPFDHLRATRRAWRHWTSHVTYDGPWRHHVVRSALLMKLLTYAPTGAIVAAPTTSLPEWIGNTRNWDYRYTWTRDAAMAVHALNLVGCQREAREFFYFVRDCMEREGGLQVMYAIDGLAVPDEKVLEHLRGFADSRPVRIGNGAKTQLQLDATGPLVDAASMFERMGGSLTLRTWRHLRDVVEIVRCRWREPDHGIWEPRSGEKHNVDSKAMCWVALDRGARIARLFGDVAQEHAWSDAARDVQADVLRAALDPTGKRLTAAYGVDVPDAALLRLPLHGFLEARHPYVVETTEWVRKELSVGPFIHRYRLDTDDGVGGDEGAFLLCGFWLAENLALQGRIDEALEVFVAHAEASNHVGLLAEEIDASSGVLLGNFPQAFSHLGLVNAALRIDLGMRLRDEGSHAAPHLMMDGSRQAEPR, encoded by the coding sequence ATGGACCTCTACAGCGCCGCCTCGCGCCTCTCGCGCCCTTTCGTGTTCACCGAGGACGATCGTGATCCGCACCGCGTGGCGCGGCGCCTCGGCATCGCCGCGCGCGGGATCATCGGCGACGGTCTCACGTGCGCGCTGGTGCGCGTCGACGGCGTGATCGACTGGTGCTGCATGCCGCGCTTCGACAGCCCGAGCTGCTTCGGCGCGGTGCTCGATCCCGAGCGCGGCGGGAGCACGTCGATCCAGCCGGTGCGCCGTCCGTTCGAGTCGCTCCAGCGCTACGACCCCGACACCAACGTGCTCGAGACGCTCTTCCGCGTGCCCGGCGAGGGCGTGGTCCGGATCACCGACTACATGCCGTGGACCGACGATCCGCGCGCCGCGATCCACGAGATCCATCGCCGCGTGGAGTGCGTCGAGGGCCGCGTGGAGCTCGAGATCGTCTTCGATCCGCGCTTCGACTACGGCGCGACCGAGACCACGCTCGAGCACGGCGAGCGCGGCGTGCTCGCGCGCGGGACGAGCGGCGACCGCATGGTCGCGGTGGTGCGCGACGCGAAGTGGAGCGCGCGCGAGCGCGGCTCGGGGCTCGCGACGCGCGTCTCGCTCAAGAAGGGCGAGCGCAGGTGGATGGTGCTCTCGTACGCGGGTCGCTCGCCCGAGCCGATCGAGGCGTACCGTCCGTTCGATCACCTGCGCGCGACGCGGCGCGCGTGGCGCCACTGGACGAGCCACGTGACCTACGACGGCCCGTGGCGACACCACGTCGTGCGCTCCGCGCTCTTGATGAAGCTGCTCACGTACGCGCCCACCGGCGCGATCGTCGCGGCGCCCACGACGTCGCTGCCCGAGTGGATCGGCAACACGCGCAACTGGGACTACCGCTACACCTGGACGCGCGACGCCGCGATGGCGGTGCACGCGCTCAACCTCGTCGGCTGTCAGCGCGAGGCGCGCGAGTTCTTCTACTTCGTGCGCGACTGCATGGAGCGCGAGGGCGGCCTGCAGGTGATGTACGCGATCGACGGCCTCGCGGTGCCCGACGAGAAGGTGCTCGAGCACCTCCGCGGTTTCGCCGACAGCCGCCCGGTGCGCATCGGCAACGGCGCGAAGACGCAGCTGCAGCTCGACGCGACGGGCCCGCTCGTCGACGCCGCGTCGATGTTCGAGCGCATGGGTGGCTCGCTCACGCTGCGCACCTGGCGCCACCTGCGCGACGTGGTCGAGATCGTGCGCTGTCGCTGGCGCGAGCCCGATCACGGCATCTGGGAGCCCCGCAGCGGCGAGAAGCACAACGTCGACAGCAAGGCGATGTGCTGGGTCGCGCTCGATCGCGGCGCGCGCATCGCGCGGCTCTTCGGCGACGTCGCGCAGGAGCACGCGTGGAGCGACGCCGCGCGCGACGTGCAGGCCGACGTGCTGCGCGCGGCGCTCGATCCGACCGGCAAGCGCCTGACCGCGGCGTACGGCGTCGACGTGCCCGACGCGGCGCTCTTGAGGTTGCCGCTGCACGGCTTCCTCGAGGCGCGCCACCCGTACGTCGTCGAGACCACCGAGTGGGTGCGCAAGGAGCTCTCGGTGGGGCCGTTCATCCATCGATATCGCCTCGACACCGACGACGGCGTGGGCGGCGACGAGGGCGCGTTCCTGCTGTGCGGGTTCTGGCTCGCGGAGAACCTCGCGCTGCAGGGACGCATCGACGAGGCGCTCGAGGTGTTCGTCGCGCACGCCGAGGCGTCGAACCACGTCGGCCTGCTCGCGGAGGAGATCGACGCGTCGAGCGGCGTGCTGCTCGGCAACTTCCCCCAGGCGTTCAGCCACCTCGGTCTGGTCAACGCGGCGCTGCGGATCGACCTCGGGATGCGCCTCCGCGACGAGGGCTCGCACGCCGCGCCGCACCTCATGATGGATGGATCGCGGCAGGCGGAGCCGAGATGA
- the clpB gene encoding ATP-dependent chaperone ClpB yields the protein MRLDRLTNKTREALAAAMQIATEMGNPELYPEHVVLALLSQDGGVAGPVVQKAGADQRALADAMKQRLATMPKVKGGAEPALSRRTRQLLTDAWKETEALKDEYTSAEHVLLAITAQRGDDLTKIFEQRGLTRDKVLAALNEVRGSQRVTDAEPEGKYQALEKYTRDLTKAARGGKIDPVIGRDEEIRRVIQVLSRRTKNNPVLIGEPGVGKTAIVEGIAHRVAQGDVPESLKDKRVLALDLGAMVAGAKYRGEFEDRLKAVLKEIETAAGGVILFIDELHTLVGAGAAEGAMDASNMLKPALARGELRAIGATTLDEYRKHIEKDAALARRFQPVFVGQPTVSDTINILRGLKERYEVHHGIRIQDPAIVAAAVLSDRYITDRFLPDKAIDLVDEAASRLKMEIESLPTEIDQVERKIVTLEVEKQALKKESDPASKKRLSELEIELSELNEKKSAMRAQWLREKELIEEIRESKQEVEDLKVDLERAQRTRDYEAAARIQHGEIPESERRVKEAQAKLAEVQREKSFLKEEVTEEDIAAVVSKWTGVPVSKMLESERAKLLHMEDKLRTRVVGQDLALVAVGNAVRRSRAGLGDPNRPIGSFLFLGPTGVGKTELARALAEFLFDDERAMVRIDMSEYMEKHAVSRLIGAPPGYVGYEEGGQLTEPVRRRPYSVILFDEVEKAHPDVWNVLLQVLDDGRLTDGQGRTVDFRNTVIVMTSNVGSTHTLALDDDEGIRVAVMEEVRAHFRPEFLNRLDEIVVFKRLGREQIRGIVDIQLRRFAQRLADRELALDISDGAKDFLGEVGYDPVFGARPLKRAIQKHLENKLAEDILAGRFEPGDTIVVERSGDDLTFRRRRADGATEAATRIEA from the coding sequence ATGCGACTCGACCGACTGACGAACAAGACGCGCGAGGCGCTCGCGGCGGCGATGCAGATCGCCACCGAGATGGGCAACCCGGAGCTCTATCCCGAGCACGTCGTGCTCGCGCTGCTCTCGCAAGACGGCGGCGTCGCAGGGCCCGTCGTGCAGAAGGCGGGCGCCGATCAGCGCGCGCTCGCCGACGCGATGAAGCAGCGCCTCGCGACCATGCCGAAGGTGAAGGGCGGCGCCGAGCCCGCGCTCTCGCGGCGCACCCGGCAGCTCCTCACCGACGCGTGGAAGGAGACCGAGGCGCTCAAGGACGAGTACACGAGCGCCGAGCACGTGCTGCTCGCGATCACCGCGCAGCGCGGCGACGATCTCACGAAGATCTTCGAGCAGCGCGGCCTCACGCGCGACAAGGTGCTCGCCGCGCTCAACGAGGTGCGCGGCAGCCAGCGCGTCACCGACGCCGAGCCCGAGGGCAAGTACCAGGCGCTCGAGAAGTACACGCGCGATCTCACGAAGGCGGCGCGCGGCGGGAAGATCGATCCCGTGATCGGCCGCGACGAGGAGATCCGCCGCGTGATCCAGGTGCTCTCGCGCCGCACCAAGAACAACCCGGTGCTCATCGGCGAGCCCGGCGTGGGCAAGACCGCGATCGTCGAGGGCATCGCCCACCGCGTGGCGCAGGGCGACGTGCCCGAGTCGCTCAAGGACAAGCGCGTGCTCGCGCTCGATCTCGGCGCGATGGTCGCGGGCGCGAAGTACCGCGGCGAGTTCGAGGATCGCCTGAAGGCCGTGCTCAAGGAGATCGAGACCGCAGCGGGCGGCGTGATCCTCTTCATCGACGAGCTCCACACGCTCGTCGGTGCGGGCGCCGCCGAGGGCGCGATGGACGCGTCGAACATGCTCAAGCCCGCGCTGGCGCGCGGCGAGCTCCGCGCGATCGGCGCGACGACGCTCGACGAGTACCGCAAGCACATCGAGAAGGACGCCGCCCTCGCGCGTCGCTTCCAGCCGGTGTTCGTCGGTCAGCCGACGGTCTCCGACACGATCAACATCCTGCGTGGCCTCAAGGAGCGCTACGAGGTCCACCACGGCATCCGCATCCAGGACCCGGCGATCGTCGCGGCCGCGGTGCTGAGCGATCGATACATCACCGATCGCTTCTTGCCCGACAAGGCGATCGATCTCGTCGACGAGGCCGCGTCGCGCCTGAAGATGGAGATCGAGTCGCTGCCGACCGAGATCGATCAGGTCGAGCGCAAGATCGTCACGCTCGAGGTCGAGAAGCAGGCGCTCAAGAAGGAGAGCGATCCCGCCTCGAAGAAGCGCCTCTCGGAGCTCGAGATCGAGCTCAGCGAGCTCAACGAGAAGAAGAGCGCGATGCGCGCGCAGTGGCTCCGCGAGAAGGAGCTCATCGAGGAGATCCGCGAGTCGAAGCAGGAGGTCGAGGACCTCAAGGTCGACCTCGAGCGCGCGCAGCGCACGCGCGACTACGAAGCGGCCGCGCGCATCCAGCACGGCGAGATCCCGGAGTCCGAGCGCCGCGTGAAGGAGGCGCAGGCGAAGCTCGCGGAGGTCCAGCGCGAGAAGAGCTTCCTCAAGGAGGAAGTGACCGAGGAGGACATCGCCGCGGTCGTCTCGAAGTGGACCGGCGTGCCGGTGAGCAAGATGCTCGAGAGCGAGCGCGCGAAGCTGCTCCACATGGAGGACAAGCTCCGCACGCGCGTCGTCGGTCAGGACCTCGCGCTCGTCGCGGTGGGCAACGCGGTGCGTCGCTCGCGCGCCGGGCTCGGCGATCCGAACCGTCCGATCGGCAGCTTCCTCTTCCTCGGCCCGACCGGCGTCGGCAAGACCGAGCTCGCGCGCGCGCTCGCCGAGTTCCTGTTCGACGACGAGCGCGCGATGGTCCGCATCGACATGAGCGAGTACATGGAGAAGCACGCGGTGTCGCGCCTCATCGGCGCGCCGCCGGGCTACGTCGGGTACGAGGAGGGCGGGCAGCTCACCGAGCCGGTGCGTCGCCGGCCCTACTCCGTGATCCTCTTCGACGAGGTCGAGAAGGCGCACCCCGACGTGTGGAACGTGCTGCTCCAGGTGCTCGACGACGGGCGCCTGACCGACGGCCAGGGTCGCACCGTCGACTTCCGCAACACGGTCATCGTGATGACCAGCAACGTCGGCTCGACGCACACGCTCGCGCTCGACGACGACGAGGGCATCCGCGTCGCGGTGATGGAGGAGGTGCGCGCGCACTTCCGGCCCGAGTTCCTGAACCGCCTCGACGAGATCGTCGTGTTCAAGCGGCTCGGTCGCGAGCAGATCCGCGGCATCGTCGACATCCAGCTGCGCCGGTTCGCGCAGCGCCTCGCGGACCGCGAGCTCGCGCTCGACATCAGCGACGGCGCGAAGGACTTCCTCGGCGAGGTCGGCTACGACCCGGTGTTCGGCGCGCGCCCGCTCAAGCGCGCGATCCAGAAGCACCTCGAGAACAAGCTCGCCGAGGACATCCTCGCGGGCCGCTTCGAGCCCGGCGACACGATCGTCGTGGAGCGCAGCGGCGACGACCTGACGTTCCGCCGCCGCCGCGCCGACGGCGCGACCGAAGCCGCGACGCGCATCGAGGCGTGA
- the rpsU gene encoding 30S ribosomal protein S21 gives MSEETQQRPEGAPAQNGDAIQVGDAVQCKPVEVVVGEKGVERAIKHLKRKMAAEGILRELKRRRHYMKPSVKRRKKESEAARRRRKREKQLQAR, from the coding sequence GTGAGCGAGGAGACGCAGCAGCGCCCGGAAGGCGCCCCGGCGCAGAACGGGGACGCGATCCAGGTCGGCGACGCGGTGCAGTGCAAGCCCGTCGAGGTCGTGGTCGGTGAGAAGGGCGTCGAGCGCGCGATCAAGCACCTCAAGCGCAAGATGGCCGCCGAGGGCATCCTCCGCGAGCTGAAGCGCCGCCGGCACTACATGAAGCCGTCGGTGAAGCGCCGGAAGAAGGAGTCCGAGGCCGCGCGTCGCCGTCGCAAGCGCGAGAAGCAGCTCCAGGCGCGCTGA